From the Streptomyces pluripotens genome, one window contains:
- the sodX gene encoding nickel-type superoxide dismutase maturation protease codes for MPELSQDTERGRTVPPLGLAEVTGPSMVPTLRHGDRLLLRYGAPIRPGDVVVLRHPFQQDLLVVKRATERREGGWWVLGDNPYAGGDSTDYGVVPDELILGKAWFRYRPRVAGQRSPLAVLRWALSATRPLFSDRSASRRLRAR; via the coding sequence ATGCCGGAGCTGTCGCAGGACACCGAGCGGGGAAGGACCGTGCCCCCCTTGGGGCTGGCCGAGGTGACGGGCCCGTCCATGGTTCCCACGCTTCGGCACGGGGACCGGCTGCTGCTGCGGTACGGGGCCCCGATCCGGCCGGGGGACGTCGTGGTCCTGCGTCACCCCTTCCAGCAGGACCTGCTGGTCGTCAAGCGTGCCACGGAGCGGCGCGAGGGCGGCTGGTGGGTGCTCGGGGACAACCCGTACGCGGGCGGTGACAGTACCGACTACGGGGTGGTACCGGACGAGCTGATCCTGGGGAAGGCCTGGTTCCGGTACCGGCCACGGGTGGCCGGTCAGCGCTCGCCGCTGGCAGTGCTGCGCTGGGCGCTCTCGGCCACGAGGCCGCTGTTCTCCGACCGCTCGGCTTCCAGGCGCTTGCGGGCCCGATAG
- a CDS encoding amino acid ABC transporter permease, with product MTDTVDTTPAPPVPPEQIKAIPVRHYGRWVAGVGVIAILVLIGIAFSNANINYSIIPQYLFDPGIVSGAWTTLYISVLAMVLGVALGIILAVMRLSSNPVTSTVSWLYIWFFRGTPVLVQLLLWYNISIVFPVLNLGFYKNEMKDVMTPVLTALLGLGLNEAAYMSEIVRAGIQSVDLGQTEASHALGMTQGQTLRRVVLPQAMRVIVPPTGNEFINMLKTSSLAYAVQLPELIRQATDISSTSLAVVEMYFVACIWYLFLTTIFSIVQYYVERRYARGSTRNLPPTPLQRMKKYLRMFGSFRRPEVAR from the coding sequence GTGACTGACACTGTCGACACGACTCCCGCACCGCCGGTGCCGCCGGAGCAGATCAAGGCCATCCCGGTGCGCCACTACGGGCGCTGGGTGGCCGGCGTCGGAGTCATCGCCATCCTGGTACTGATCGGGATAGCGTTCTCCAACGCCAACATCAACTACAGCATCATCCCGCAGTACCTCTTCGATCCGGGCATCGTCTCCGGTGCCTGGACGACGTTGTACATCTCCGTGCTCGCCATGGTGCTCGGTGTCGCCCTCGGCATCATCCTGGCCGTGATGCGGCTGTCGTCGAACCCGGTCACCAGCACCGTTTCGTGGTTGTACATCTGGTTCTTCCGCGGCACCCCGGTGCTGGTCCAGCTGCTGCTCTGGTACAACATCTCGATCGTCTTCCCCGTCCTGAACCTCGGCTTCTACAAGAACGAGATGAAGGATGTGATGACGCCCGTCCTGACGGCTCTGCTGGGACTCGGCCTGAACGAGGCCGCGTACATGTCCGAGATCGTCCGGGCCGGCATCCAGTCGGTCGACCTCGGCCAGACGGAGGCGTCGCACGCCCTGGGCATGACCCAGGGGCAGACGCTGCGCCGGGTGGTCCTCCCGCAGGCCATGCGGGTCATCGTCCCGCCGACCGGCAACGAGTTCATCAACATGCTGAAGACCTCGTCGCTGGCCTACGCGGTCCAGCTACCCGAACTGATCCGGCAGGCGACCGACATCTCCAGCACCTCGCTGGCGGTCGTCGAGATGTACTTCGTGGCCTGCATCTGGTACCTGTTCCTGACCACGATCTTCAGCATCGTCCAGTACTACGTCGAACGCCGTTACGCACGCGGTTCCACGCGCAACCTGCCGCCGACCCCGCTGCAGCGGATGAAGAAGTACCTCCGCATGTTCGGTTCGTTCCGCCGCCCGGAGGTGGCCCGATGA
- a CDS encoding amino acid ABC transporter ATP-binding protein, translating into MVKAEGVHKSFGHAHILKGIDLVVNPREVFCLIGPSGSGKSTFLRCINHLEKISAGRLYVDGDLVGYRQHGDKLYELKEREVAAQRRDIGMVFQRFNLFPHMTALENVMEAPVQVKRESKAVARERAEQLLDRVGLGDRTGHYPAQLSGGQQQRVAIARALAMQPKLMLFDEPTSALDPELVGEVLDVMRDLAEDGMTMVVVTHEMGFAREVGDSLVFMDDGVVVESGHPRDVLTNPQHERTQSFLSKVL; encoded by the coding sequence ATGGTGAAGGCCGAGGGCGTCCACAAGTCCTTCGGACACGCCCACATCCTCAAGGGCATCGACCTGGTGGTGAACCCGCGTGAGGTGTTCTGCCTGATCGGCCCGTCCGGTTCCGGCAAGTCCACCTTCCTGAGGTGCATCAACCACCTGGAGAAGATCAGCGCCGGCCGGCTGTACGTCGACGGAGACCTGGTTGGCTACCGGCAGCACGGCGACAAGCTGTACGAGCTGAAGGAGAGGGAAGTCGCGGCGCAGCGGCGGGACATCGGCATGGTGTTCCAGCGCTTCAACCTCTTCCCGCACATGACGGCTCTGGAGAACGTCATGGAGGCGCCGGTCCAGGTCAAGCGGGAGTCCAAGGCCGTCGCCCGCGAGCGGGCCGAGCAGCTGCTGGACCGAGTGGGCCTCGGCGACCGCACCGGTCACTACCCCGCCCAGCTCTCCGGCGGCCAGCAGCAGCGCGTCGCCATCGCCCGTGCGCTGGCGATGCAGCCCAAACTGATGCTGTTCGACGAGCCCACGTCGGCGCTCGACCCGGAACTGGTCGGCGAGGTCCTCGACGTCATGCGGGACCTGGCGGAGGACGGCATGACGATGGTCGTCGTCACACACGAGATGGGCTTCGCCCGCGAGGTCGGCGACTCGCTGGTCTTCATGGACGACGGTGTGGTGGTCGAGTCCGGCCACCCGCGGGACGTCCTGACCAATCCGCAGCACGAGCGGACGCAGTCGTTCCTGTCCAAGGTGCTCTGA
- the sodN gene encoding superoxide dismutase, Ni, with protein sequence MLSRLFAPKVKVSAHCDLPCGVYDPAQARIEAESVKAVQEKMAGNDDPHFQARATVIKEQRAELAKHHVSVLWSDYFKAPHFEKYPELHQLVNDALKALSAAKASTDPATGQKALDYIAQIDKIFWETKKA encoded by the coding sequence ATGCTTTCCCGCCTGTTTGCCCCCAAGGTCAAGGTCAGCGCCCACTGCGACCTGCCCTGCGGCGTGTACGACCCGGCCCAGGCCCGCATCGAGGCGGAGTCGGTGAAGGCCGTCCAGGAAAAGATGGCCGGTAACGACGACCCCCACTTCCAGGCGCGTGCCACCGTCATCAAGGAGCAGCGCGCGGAGCTGGCCAAGCACCACGTCTCCGTGCTCTGGAGCGACTACTTCAAGGCCCCGCACTTCGAGAAGTACCCGGAGCTGCACCAGCTGGTCAACGACGCCCTGAAGGCCCTGTCGGCCGCCAAGGCATCCACCGACCCGGCGACTGGCCAGAAGGCGCTGGACTACATCGCCCAGATCGACAAGATCTTCTGGGAGACCAAGAAGGCTTGA
- a CDS encoding PadR family transcriptional regulator, producing the protein MPPVFAHGRLRLYLLKLLDEAPRHGYEVIRLLEERFQGLYAPSAGTVYPRLAKLEAEGLVRHTTEGGRKVYAITDAGRAELADRSGELADLELEIRESVAELAAEIKADVRGAAGDLRREMRAAASAARRGTGTPAGTAGPSGEQGDIDDKEALRAAKEEMRRVRQEWKEQARRAKDESRRAREEAQQARRQAQEAQARARAQAQEEMQRIARRVQGRVQDHLTRGDWPSAVSEGLAELAKEFGELGKDFGTRTGKGDDGNRTSKSATQTAPATEPHYSSTPKDFPVEYEPSWAHEDFTGDPARDLDRLLDRFRDDIRDTARDHGVTGAQFRSARHHLSAAAARITAALHHPDA; encoded by the coding sequence ATGCCCCCCGTCTTCGCCCACGGCCGCCTGCGCCTTTACCTGCTCAAGCTGCTCGACGAGGCACCCCGCCATGGCTACGAGGTGATCAGGCTTCTGGAAGAACGCTTCCAGGGGCTGTACGCCCCCTCGGCCGGCACGGTCTATCCCCGGCTGGCCAAGCTGGAGGCCGAAGGCCTGGTCCGGCACACCACCGAAGGCGGTCGCAAGGTGTACGCCATCACGGATGCGGGCCGTGCCGAACTGGCCGACCGGAGCGGTGAACTGGCCGACCTGGAGCTGGAGATTCGCGAGTCGGTCGCGGAACTCGCCGCCGAGATCAAGGCCGACGTACGCGGCGCGGCCGGCGACCTGCGCCGCGAGATGCGAGCGGCGGCCTCCGCGGCCCGCCGGGGCACCGGGACACCGGCCGGCACGGCGGGCCCCTCCGGCGAGCAGGGCGACATCGACGACAAAGAGGCCTTGCGCGCGGCCAAGGAGGAGATGCGCCGGGTCAGGCAGGAGTGGAAGGAGCAGGCCCGCCGCGCCAAGGACGAGAGCCGCCGGGCCCGCGAGGAAGCCCAGCAGGCCCGCCGTCAGGCCCAGGAGGCCCAGGCGCGGGCACGGGCCCAGGCACAGGAGGAGATGCAGCGCATCGCTCGACGGGTCCAGGGCCGAGTCCAGGACCACCTCACGCGCGGCGACTGGCCGTCGGCCGTCAGCGAGGGCCTGGCCGAACTGGCGAAGGAATTCGGCGAGCTGGGCAAGGACTTCGGCACGAGAACCGGCAAGGGCGACGACGGCAACCGCACTTCAAAGAGTGCGACGCAGACCGCCCCCGCCACGGAACCACACTATTCGTCCACCCCAAAGGACTTCCCGGTGGAGTACGAGCCCTCCTGGGCCCACGAGGACTTCACCGGCGACCCGGCGCGCGACCTGGACCGCCTGCTGGACCGCTTCCGCGACGACATCCGCGATACGGCCCGCGACCACGGTGTCACCGGCGCCCAGTTCCGTAGCGCCCGCCACCATCTGTCGGCGGCGGCGGCCCGCATCACAGCGGCGCTTCACCACCCGGACGCCTGA
- a CDS encoding Clp protease N-terminal domain-containing protein, whose protein sequence is MFERFTKDARSVVDGAVGHAEESRAGQVRPEHLLLALFDPAGGRAAFALSALGLPERREEVRWTLAEARRRAGLTQVEATALAGLGIDVSEVVARVEEVHGVGAMSGGRGAGGWRPGRRLSFSRGAKSVLERSLREALARHDRHIGDDHLLLALTVLPGVAAEALAEHGVTYEAVVRVLYGGGAKAG, encoded by the coding sequence ATGTTCGAGCGGTTCACGAAGGACGCCCGGTCCGTGGTCGACGGGGCGGTCGGGCACGCCGAGGAGAGTAGGGCAGGGCAGGTCCGCCCCGAGCACCTGCTCCTCGCGCTTTTCGACCCTGCGGGCGGCCGGGCGGCTTTCGCACTGTCCGCCCTGGGGCTCCCGGAGCGCCGGGAAGAGGTGCGGTGGACTTTGGCGGAAGCGCGGCGGCGGGCCGGACTGACCCAGGTCGAGGCGACTGCACTGGCCGGGCTGGGGATCGACGTGTCGGAGGTCGTGGCCCGGGTGGAGGAGGTGCACGGCGTCGGGGCGATGTCCGGCGGCCGAGGGGCCGGAGGCTGGCGGCCGGGGCGCCGGCTGTCCTTCAGTCGGGGAGCGAAGAGCGTGCTGGAGAGATCCCTGCGGGAAGCTCTCGCCCGGCACGACCGGCACATCGGTGATGACCATCTGCTCTTGGCGCTCACCGTCCTGCCCGGGGTGGCGGCGGAGGCGCTGGCCGAGCACGGGGTGACATATGAGGCGGTGGTGAGGGTGTTGTACGGGGGTGGGGCGAAGGCGGGGTGA
- a CDS encoding NAD(P)-dependent malic enzyme yields the protein MAAEIVNPRSDNSTDQDGGAEPLDSFDPAFALHRGGKMAVQATVPVRDTDDLSLAYTPGVARVCTAIAEQPELVNDYTWKSSVVAVVTDGTAVLGLGDIGPEASLPVMEGKAILFKQFGGVDAVPIALDCTDVDAIVETVVRLAPSFGGVNLEDISAPRCFEIERRLQERLDIPVFHDDQHGTAVVSLAALRNAARLSGREIGQLRAVISGAGAAGVAIARMLIEAGIGDVAVADRKGVVSADRADLTPVKRELAGFTNKAGLTGSLEDALAGADVFIGVSGGTVPETAVASMAEGAFVFAMANPNPEVHPEVAHKYAAVVATGRSDFPNQINNVLAFPGIFAGALQVRATRITEGMKIAAAEALAAVVGDDLAADYVIPSPFDERVAPAVTAAVAAAARAEGVARR from the coding sequence GTGGCAGCGGAGATCGTCAATCCTCGCAGCGACAACAGTACGGATCAGGATGGCGGGGCCGAGCCCCTCGATTCCTTCGACCCGGCGTTCGCGTTGCACCGCGGCGGCAAGATGGCCGTGCAGGCCACCGTGCCGGTCCGGGACACGGACGACCTTTCCCTCGCGTACACGCCCGGCGTCGCGCGCGTGTGCACCGCGATCGCGGAACAGCCGGAGCTCGTCAACGACTACACGTGGAAGTCCTCGGTGGTCGCCGTCGTCACCGACGGCACCGCGGTGCTCGGACTCGGGGACATCGGCCCCGAGGCCTCCCTCCCGGTGATGGAGGGCAAGGCGATCCTGTTCAAGCAGTTCGGCGGCGTGGACGCGGTCCCGATCGCCCTCGACTGCACCGACGTGGACGCCATCGTCGAGACCGTCGTCCGGCTCGCCCCGTCGTTCGGCGGAGTGAACCTGGAGGACATCTCGGCCCCCCGGTGCTTCGAGATCGAGCGCCGGCTGCAGGAGCGCCTGGACATCCCGGTCTTCCATGACGACCAGCACGGCACGGCCGTCGTCTCACTTGCGGCGCTGCGCAACGCGGCGCGTCTGAGCGGGCGCGAGATCGGGCAGTTGCGCGCGGTTATCTCGGGTGCCGGCGCCGCCGGTGTCGCCATCGCCAGGATGCTGATCGAGGCCGGCATCGGGGACGTGGCCGTGGCGGACCGCAAGGGCGTCGTCTCGGCCGATCGGGCGGACCTGACCCCGGTCAAGCGGGAACTGGCAGGTTTCACGAACAAGGCCGGCCTCACCGGATCGCTGGAAGACGCCCTTGCCGGTGCGGACGTCTTCATCGGCGTTTCCGGCGGTACCGTCCCGGAGACGGCCGTTGCCTCCATGGCTGAGGGGGCTTTCGTCTTCGCGATGGCCAACCCGAACCCCGAGGTGCATCCCGAGGTGGCGCACAAGTACGCCGCGGTCGTTGCCACCGGGCGCTCGGACTTCCCGAACCAGATCAACAACGTGCTGGCCTTCCCCGGGATCTTCGCGGGCGCGCTGCAGGTGCGGGCCACGCGGATCACCGAGGGGATGAAGATCGCCGCCGCGGAGGCGCTGGCCGCTGTGGTCGGCGACGACCTCGCCGCCGACTATGTGATTCCGTCGCCGTTCGACGAGCGAGTCGCTCCGGCGGTCACGGCGGCGGTTGCGGCTGCCGCTCGTGCTGAGGGCGTCGCTCGCCGCTGA
- a CDS encoding CGNR zinc finger domain-containing protein, translating to MELAYYSDYAVRLVNTEEPTRGKDTLTSVEAVRDLFGINASAARRATDADVTRFRSVRARLRAVFEAADTGDETLAVDLLNSLLLEFPVSPQISGHDHRDEDGRPLWHMHLADHPSNATAGYAAIAAMGLAFHLTEYGVDRLGLCQAPPCRNAYLDTSTNRSRRYCSDRCATRANVAAYRARKRLEAERSENSGLVAESAQRSTASGER from the coding sequence GTGGAACTGGCCTATTACTCGGACTATGCCGTCCGCCTCGTCAACACCGAGGAGCCGACCCGGGGCAAAGACACCCTGACCTCGGTCGAGGCCGTCCGCGACCTCTTCGGCATCAACGCGTCGGCCGCCCGCCGCGCCACCGACGCCGACGTCACGCGCTTCCGCTCGGTCCGGGCCCGACTGCGCGCGGTCTTCGAAGCGGCCGACACGGGCGACGAGACCCTCGCCGTGGACCTGCTGAACTCCCTGTTGCTGGAGTTCCCGGTGAGCCCGCAGATCTCCGGCCACGACCACCGCGACGAGGACGGCCGCCCGCTGTGGCACATGCACCTGGCCGACCACCCCTCGAACGCCACCGCCGGTTACGCGGCGATCGCGGCCATGGGCCTCGCCTTCCACCTGACCGAATACGGCGTGGACCGTCTCGGCCTGTGCCAGGCGCCCCCCTGCCGCAACGCCTACCTCGACACCTCCACCAACCGTTCCCGGCGGTACTGCTCCGACCGCTGCGCGACCCGCGCCAACGTGGCCGCCTATCGGGCCCGCAAGCGCCTGGAAGCCGAGCGGTCGGAGAACAGCGGCCTCGTGGCCGAGAGCGCCCAGCGCAGCACTGCCAGCGGCGAGCGCTGA
- a CDS encoding helix-turn-helix domain-containing protein has translation MTEATDLAARAGDRDPRVGLRAVAALRRLLEQLEAVQVRSARNQGWSWQEIAAELGVSRQAVHKKYGRR, from the coding sequence ATGACGGAGGCAACCGATCTCGCCGCGCGTGCTGGCGACCGCGATCCGCGGGTGGGACTGCGCGCCGTGGCCGCGCTGCGCCGGCTGCTGGAGCAGTTGGAGGCGGTGCAGGTGCGCAGTGCGCGCAATCAGGGCTGGTCGTGGCAGGAGATCGCCGCGGAGCTCGGTGTCAGCAGGCAGGCCGTGCACAAGAAGTACGGGAGGCGTTGA
- a CDS encoding zinc-binding dehydrogenase encodes MFAVYAARIDRDQPLTGLELGERPAPEARPGWSTINVRAASLNHHDLWSLRGVGLPEERLPMILGCDAAGVDEDGNEVVLHSVIGQTGYGVGPEEPRSILTERYQGTFAEQVAVPTWNVLPKPRELSFAEAACLPTAWLTAYRMLFTRAGVRPGDAVLVQGAGGGVATAAIVLGKAAGLRVFATSRDEAKRKRALDLGAVEAVEPGARLPQRVDAVIETVGAATWSHSVKSLRPGGTIVISGATSGDRPSHAELTRIFFLELKVVGSTMGTKEELEDLLAFCAATGVRPVIDEELPLDRAREGFERLASGEQFGKIVLTGS; translated from the coding sequence ATGTTCGCTGTCTACGCCGCCCGAATCGACCGCGACCAGCCGCTCACCGGCCTTGAGTTGGGGGAGCGTCCGGCTCCCGAGGCCCGTCCCGGCTGGAGCACCATCAATGTGCGGGCCGCTTCCCTCAATCATCACGACCTCTGGTCCCTTCGGGGCGTCGGCCTCCCGGAGGAGCGGTTGCCGATGATCCTCGGCTGTGACGCCGCCGGCGTCGACGAGGATGGCAACGAGGTCGTCCTGCACTCCGTCATCGGACAGACCGGTTACGGCGTCGGCCCGGAGGAGCCGCGCTCCATCCTGACCGAGCGTTACCAGGGCACCTTTGCCGAGCAGGTCGCCGTGCCGACCTGGAACGTGTTGCCCAAGCCCAGGGAACTGTCGTTCGCCGAGGCGGCTTGTCTGCCGACCGCGTGGCTGACCGCCTACCGGATGCTGTTCACCCGTGCCGGTGTGCGCCCCGGTGACGCGGTTCTCGTGCAGGGTGCGGGTGGTGGCGTCGCCACGGCCGCGATCGTGCTCGGCAAGGCGGCGGGGCTTCGCGTCTTCGCCACCAGCCGGGACGAGGCGAAGCGGAAGCGGGCCCTGGACCTCGGGGCGGTGGAGGCCGTGGAGCCGGGAGCACGGCTGCCGCAGCGGGTGGACGCCGTGATCGAGACCGTGGGCGCCGCCACCTGGTCCCACTCGGTGAAGTCCCTGCGGCCCGGCGGCACGATCGTCATCTCCGGAGCGACCAGCGGGGACCGGCCCTCGCATGCCGAGCTGACCAGGATCTTCTTCCTGGAACTGAAGGTGGTCGGTTCCACCATGGGTACCAAGGAGGAGCTGGAGGACCTGCTGGCCTTCTGCGCCGCGACCGGCGTACGGCCCGTCATTGATGAGGAGCTGCCGCTGGACCGGGCGCGCGAGGGCTTCGAGCGGCTCGCGTCCGGGGAGCAGTTCGGGAAGATCGTGCTCACCGGCTCCTGA
- a CDS encoding helix-turn-helix transcriptional regulator, whose amino-acid sequence MTALEDLRRLRRVRDRMDREYAEPLDMTQLARDALMSPGHFQRSFRKAFGETPYTYLMTRRIERAKALLRRGDLTVTEVCLAVGCTSLGSFSSRFTELVGETPSSYRARSHEASVVIPSCVARTFTRPRRRPY is encoded by the coding sequence ATGACGGCCCTGGAGGACCTCAGACGGCTACGGCGCGTACGGGACCGCATGGACCGCGAGTACGCCGAGCCGCTGGACATGACCCAGCTGGCCCGCGACGCCCTGATGTCCCCCGGCCACTTCCAGCGCAGCTTCCGCAAGGCGTTCGGGGAGACGCCCTACACCTATCTGATGACCCGCCGCATCGAGCGGGCCAAGGCGCTGCTGCGCCGGGGGGACCTCACGGTGACCGAGGTGTGCCTGGCCGTCGGCTGTACCTCGCTCGGCTCCTTCAGCTCCCGCTTCACCGAGTTGGTTGGCGAGACGCCGAGCAGCTACCGGGCCCGCTCCCACGAGGCGAGCGTGGTGATCCCGTCCTGTGTGGCCCGTACGTTCACCCGCCCGCGCCGCCGACCCTACTGA
- a CDS encoding VOC family protein, producing MDVKLKQCFIAVDDHDKALAFYHDVLGLEIRNDVGFEGMRWVTLGSPLQPDVEIVLEPPGANPDASPADRQAMAELLAKGMLRGVIFTTDDCDALFERVRESGADVLQEPTDQPYGVRDCAFRDPAGNQLRFLQRPAG from the coding sequence ATGGACGTGAAACTCAAACAGTGCTTCATCGCCGTGGACGACCACGACAAGGCCCTCGCCTTCTACCACGACGTACTCGGCCTGGAGATCCGCAACGACGTGGGCTTCGAGGGCATGCGGTGGGTGACGCTGGGCTCGCCGCTCCAGCCGGACGTGGAGATCGTGCTGGAGCCCCCCGGGGCCAACCCCGACGCCTCACCCGCTGACCGGCAGGCGATGGCCGAACTGCTCGCCAAGGGGATGCTGCGCGGGGTCATCTTCACCACCGACGACTGTGACGCACTGTTCGAGCGGGTACGGGAGTCCGGCGCCGATGTGCTGCAGGAGCCGACGGACCAGCCGTACGGGGTGCGCGACTGCGCCTTCCGGGACCCGGCGGGCAATCAGCTCCGCTTCCTCCAGCGCCCCGCGGGGTAA
- a CDS encoding DUF952 domain-containing protein, whose amino-acid sequence MPKLPRIFHVTERSLWEAAREHGAYEVSTRGRTLQQEGFLHFSTREQLPRIAGLLYGDYDGPDDLVVLVVDPARVGVPVKYEAVRPGGEEFPHVYGPLPIEAVVDVEPWG is encoded by the coding sequence ATGCCGAAACTGCCCCGGATCTTCCATGTGACCGAGCGTTCCCTGTGGGAGGCTGCGCGGGAGCACGGTGCCTACGAGGTATCGACGCGTGGCCGCACTCTCCAGCAGGAGGGCTTCCTCCACTTCTCCACCCGCGAGCAACTCCCGCGCATCGCCGGTCTCCTCTACGGCGACTACGACGGTCCGGACGACCTGGTTGTTCTGGTCGTGGACCCGGCCCGGGTCGGTGTGCCGGTGAAGTACGAGGCGGTGCGGCCGGGCGGGGAGGAGTTCCCGCACGTGTACGGGCCGCTGCCGATCGAGGCCGTGGTGGACGTGGAGCCCTGGGGATGA
- a CDS encoding ABC transporter substrate-binding protein: MTASSTRRTTAARSRLAAVGAIAVAGALLLTGCGDHTDKNNGSGSASASAPLASKLPADIRKSGKIVVGSDIAYPPVEYMKDGKAVGIDPDIADALGKQLGVTFEFQNGKFDNLIVGLQSKRFQVLMSAMSDTKDRENGVNSDNGQKVGKGVDFVDYFTAGTSILVQKGNPKGVQSLDDLCGKVVALQRGTTSEDIAKQQSKKCTKDGKKAIKLQSFDTDPEALLRLKQGASVADLNDFPVAAYNAKTSGGGKDFEVVGEQIEAGPYGIAVSKDNTQLRDALQAALNAIIKNGEYAKIMQKWNVTDGAVTEAKINGGS; this comes from the coding sequence ATGACCGCAAGCTCCACCCGTCGTACCACCGCCGCCCGCTCCCGTCTGGCCGCGGTGGGCGCGATCGCGGTCGCAGGCGCCCTGCTGCTCACCGGCTGCGGCGACCACACGGACAAGAACAACGGCTCCGGCTCGGCGTCCGCCTCCGCCCCGCTGGCCAGCAAGCTGCCCGCGGACATTCGCAAGTCGGGCAAGATCGTCGTCGGCTCCGACATCGCCTACCCGCCGGTCGAGTACATGAAGGACGGCAAGGCCGTCGGTATCGACCCGGACATCGCGGACGCCCTCGGCAAGCAGCTCGGCGTCACGTTCGAGTTCCAGAACGGCAAGTTCGACAACCTGATCGTGGGTCTGCAGTCCAAGCGGTTCCAGGTCCTCATGTCGGCCATGAGCGACACCAAGGACCGTGAGAACGGGGTCAACTCCGACAACGGCCAGAAGGTCGGCAAGGGTGTCGACTTCGTCGACTACTTCACCGCCGGTACCTCGATCCTGGTCCAGAAGGGCAACCCGAAGGGCGTCCAGTCCCTGGACGACCTGTGTGGCAAGGTCGTGGCCCTGCAGCGGGGCACCACGTCCGAGGACATCGCCAAGCAGCAGAGCAAGAAGTGCACCAAGGACGGCAAGAAGGCCATCAAGCTGCAGAGCTTCGACACCGACCCCGAGGCGCTGCTCCGCCTGAAGCAGGGCGCGTCCGTCGCCGACCTGAACGACTTCCCGGTGGCGGCCTACAACGCGAAGACCTCCGGCGGTGGCAAGGACTTCGAGGTCGTCGGCGAGCAGATCGAGGCGGGTCCGTACGGCATCGCCGTCAGCAAGGACAACACCCAGCTGCGCGACGCCCTCCAGGCCGCTCTGAACGCGATCATCAAGAACGGCGAGTACGCCAAGATCATGCAGAAGTGGAACGTCACGGACGGCGCGGTGACCGAGGCGAAGATCAACGGCGGCTCCTGA